From the genome of Fundulus heteroclitus isolate FHET01 chromosome 9, MU-UCD_Fhet_4.1, whole genome shotgun sequence, one region includes:
- the scly gene encoding selenocysteine lyase, with product MAEKAADLTLVVAHTHTEHNLHHYADMNVDRIYMDYNATTPMEPEVIQVISEALLEAWGNPSSNHLAGAMAKAIINQSRQNVARMVGGKAEDIVFTSGGTEANNLVLHTAMEHFKKTCSAAEHGGGVQNGCTGLPHIITSNVEHDSIALTAKHLQTVGKADVTCVPVSKVTARVDVEDIIAAVRPNTCLISVMLANNETGVIMPIQEICQRVKSLNKQHERLRILLHTDAAQALGKIPVDVQELGVDYLTIVGHKFYAPRVGALYVNGPGTKTPLYPMLFGGGQERNFRPGTENTPMIAGLGKAAELVTANLSTYQSHMLNIKMYLEERLRDVFRDKIRFNSHYPGSDLLPNTCNVSILGPALQGWRVLSNCRRLLASVGAACHSASGNRPSHILLSCGVPAEVAANALRLSVGRETSKEDVDAVVEDLRETVQLLEKMN from the exons ATGGCCGAGAAGGCAGCGGACCTGACCCTGGTGGTGGCTCACACCCACACCGAGCACAATCTGCATCACTATGCAGACATGAACGTGGACAG GATctacatggattataatgctacAACCCCGATGGAGCCGGAGGTGATTCAGGTTATTTCTGAAGCTCTCCTTGAAGCGTGGGGGAACCCCAGCAGCAACCATCTAGCAG GTGCCATGGCCAAAGCCATCATCAACCAGTCTAGACAGAACGTGGCTAGAATGGTTGGAGGTAAAGCAGAGGACATCGTTTTCACTTCAGGTGGGACAGAG GCCAACAACCTGGTGCTGCACACTGCCATGGAGCACTTCAAGAAAACCTGCAGCGCTGCAGAGCACGGCGGAGGAGTGCAAAACGGCTGCACCGGCCTGCCTCACATCATCACCTCCAACGTGGAGCACGACTCCATCGCACTCACAGCCAAGCACCTGCAGACGGTCGGAAAGGCAG ATGTAACATGTGTGCCCGTTTCTAAGGTGACTGCTCGGGTAGATGTGGAGGACATTATCGCTGCGGTGCGCCCCAACACTTGTCTCATCTCTGTCATGCTGGCCAACAACGAGACAGGAGTCATCATG CCAATCCAAGAGATTTGCCAGAGGGTAAAATCTCTTAACAAGCAGCACGAGCGACTCAGGATCCTGCTTCACACTGATGCTGCCCAGGCGCTGGGCAAAATCCCAGTGGATGTCCAGGAACTGGGAGTGGATTACCTTACCATAGTTGGACACAAG TTCTATGCCCCTCGGGTCGGTGCTTTGTACGTGAACGGTCCTGGAACAAAGACGCCTCTGTATCCGATGCTGTTTGGAGGAGGACAGGAGAGGAATTTCAGACCAGG CACGGAGAACACACCGATGATTGCTGGTCTGGGAAAG GCTGCAGAACTGGTGACCGCCAATCTCTCAACTTATCAGAGTCACATGCTAAATATCAAAATGTATCTGGAAGAACGGCTGCGA GATGTCTTCAGAGACAAGATCCGCTTCAACAGTCATTATCCCGGCTCTGACCTCCTCCCTAACACGTGTAACGTGTCCATCCTGGGCCCGGCGTTACAAG GGTGGAGGGTATTGTCAAACTGCAGGAGGCTGCTGGCCAGCGTCGGAGCCGCCTGCCACTCCGCCAGCGGAAACAG GCCTTCACACATCCTCCTGAGCTGCGGCGTCCCCGCTGAGGTGGCGGCTAACGCTCTGAGGCTGAGCGTGGGCAGGGAGACGAGCAAAGAAGACGTGGACGCCGTGGTGGAGGATCTCAGGGAGACGGTGCAGCTGCTGGAAAAGATGAACTGA